A single region of the Eleginops maclovinus isolate JMC-PN-2008 ecotype Puerto Natales chromosome 4, JC_Emac_rtc_rv5, whole genome shotgun sequence genome encodes:
- the LOC134862651 gene encoding uncharacterized protein LOC134862651 — protein MDRKSASVRSADSHMSRASCTVALAAATARAKAQAAHTRAAYSREEIELKMEKARLEATLIALEREREAEAATAEAVVMEAVAVYFEDECRSRGPELSPRQSAEQRTEDYVERHSHLSGSYRSPVDLCSQDEQMPHNHSTYVSVCGDKESNTPAPDDHHLADGVPHADEGRAGRHNCTELLGSQPQHTALPAHASRHADHDPLRPGLPAHASRHTENNPLRPGLLPHTSRCADRSPLRSGLPPHTSRCADHNPLRSGLPAHTYRHADHNPLRSGLPAHTSRYADHSPLRPGVMAYTPRYNDHSPTRPWAPHRSSDTATFDLARYLARSQLVSSGLTRFDDKPENYLSWKGSFVNTIESLDLRAGEETDLLIRWLGPESAEQARRIRSVNVRDQAAGLWLVWERLEEMYGSPEAIEGALFRKLEQFPKISHKEPHKLRELSDLLLEIESAKREGYLPGLSYLDTARGINPIVEKLPYGLQDKWVMEGSRYKQEFRVPYPPFQFFLEFVRKQAKARNDPSFSFSLSSAANRTDKFSETHNSSRRTVSVHKTDIAHSNPTLTVEDPEKQCPVHQKPHSLQRCRGFREKLMDERMKILKENNICFKCCASNKHMARDCEAAIKCTECYSHRHPTAMHPGAAPWVSKTSPPPSENGGESYEAPETAVVSKCTEVCGEGFNGKSCSKICLVTVYPADSRNKGKRMYAMLDDQSNRSLARSEFFDIFSMSGPTYPYTLKTCSGVGEASGRRATGFVIEPADGDISLTLPTLLECNMIPNNREEIPTPAAAHSHSHLRAIASEIPQIDMSAEILLLLGRDMLRVHKVRKQINGPHDAPYAQRLDLGWVIVGDVCLGSTHRLPEVTSMKTYILENGRPSCLPPCKNHLKVKERLFFPDQPQPVSQVTHSDNLGVSVFQQTRNDHKLAPSMEDLLFLETMENEVFQDSANSWVAPLPFRQPRMSLPNNRRYALRRFFALRGPAKQLRSDCGTSFVGACREMGISTTERGKVQNFLQEERCSWTFNPPHSSHMGGVWERMIGVARRILDSMLLCAGQAHLTHETLTTFLAEVTAIINARPLIPVSSDPEHPYILSPSILLTQKSGTSLPPLGSCSPREILKNQWKRVQLLADEFWNRWRKEYVATLQSRQKWQHKRPDLKPGDVVLLKEKQARRNEWPMGVVVKTVPSQDGLIRKAEVKVVQQGKTKTYYRTSVPSIPRVMCHFYV, from the coding sequence ATGGACAGAAAAAGTGCATCAGTTAGATCTGCAGACTCTCATATGAGTAGAGCTTCATGTACAGTAGCACTGGCAGCAGCCACAGCACGTGCTAAAGCCCAAGCCGCACACACAAGAGCTGCCTATTCACGTGAAGAGATTGAATTAAAGATGGAAAAAGCCCGTCTAGAGGCAACACTCATCGCCttagaaagggaaagagaggcagaagCCGCCACGGCGGAAGCTGTAGTAATGGAGGCTGTGGCCGTATACTTTGAAGATGAGTGCCGCAGTCGTGGACCAGAGTTATCGCCCAGGCAAAGTGCGGAACAGCGCACTGAGGATTATGTAGAGAGACACAGCCATCTCAGTGGCAGCTATCGTTCACCCGTAGATTTATGCTCACAGGACGAGCAAATGCCCCACAATCATAGCACATATGTATCCGTATGTGGAGATAAGGAAAGTAACACCCCAGCTCCTGACGACCACCACCTCGCAGATGGTGTCCCCCATGCGGACGAGGGTCGTGCGGGCAGACACAATTGCACTGAGCTCCTGGGTAGTCAGCCACAGCATACAGCCTTACCTGCTCACGCATCCCGGCACGCTGACCACGACCCACTCAGGCCAGGCTTACCTGCGCACGCATCCCGGCACACTGAGAACAACCCACTCAGACCAGGCTTACTTCCTCATACATCCAGGTGCGCTGATCGCAGCCCTCTCAGGTCAGGCTTACCTCCTCACACTTCTAGGTGCGCTGACCACAACCCACTGAGGTCAGgtttacctgcacacacatacaggcatgCTGACCACAACCCACTCAGGTCAGgcttacctgcacacacatcgaGGTACGCTGACCACAGCCCCCTCAGGCCAGGCGTAATGGCTTACACACCCAGGTATAATGACCACAGCCCCACCAGACCCTGGGCTCCTCACCGCTCCAGTGACACAGCTACATTTGACTTGGCGAGGTACCTAGCACGAAGTCAGCTGGTGTCATCAGGACTCACCAGGTTTGATGATAAGCCAGAAAATTACTTATCCTGGAAAGGCTCATTCGTGAACACCATTGAAAGCCTAGACCTCAGAGCAGGAGAAGAGACAGATCTGCTAATAAGATGGCTAGGCCCAGAATCTGCAGAGCAAGCACGCCGCATTAGATCAGTGAACGTGAGAGATCAAGCAGCAGGGTTATGGCTCGTATGGGAGAGGTTAGAAGAGATGTATGGCTCGCCCGAAGCTATAGAGGGTGCACTTTTCAGGAAACTCGAACAATTTCCTAAAATATCCCACAAGGAGCCCCATAAACTCAGAGAGCTATCTGATTTGCTATTGGAGATTGAGTCTGCAAAGCGTGAGGGATACTTACCTGGCCTATCATATCTCGACACAGCAAGGGGTATAAACCCAATAGTGGAGAAACTGCCATATGGGCTGCAGGACAAGTGGGTAATGGAAGGCTCACGATACAAACAAGAATTTAGGGTTCCCTATCCTCCATTCCAATTCTTTCTAGAGTTCGTGCGCAAGCAGGCAAAGGCACGCAACGACCCAAGCtttagtttttctctctctagtGCTGCAAACAGGACAGATAAGTTTAGTGAAACTCACAACAGCAGCCGCAGAACAGTCTCTGTGCACAAAACTGACATTGCCCACTCTAACCCCACGCTCACTGTCGAAGACCCAGAGAAGCAATGCCCTGTGCATCAAAAACCACACTCCCTGCAAAGGTGCCGCGGCTTCAGAGAAAAGCTAATGGATGAAcgaatgaaaatattaaaggagaataacatttgttttaagtgcTGTGCGTCAAATAAGCATATGGCCCGAGACTGTGAGGCAGCAATCAAATGCACTGAGTGTTATAGCCATAGACACCCAACAGCGATGCACCCAGGCGCAGCTCCATGGGTCTCCAAGACCTCACCACCCCCATCAGAGAATGGCGGGGAGAGCTATGAAGCGCCAGAAACTGCAGTGGTTTCCAAATGCACGGAGGTATGCGGGGAAGGCTTCAATGGCAAGTCTTGCTCCAAGATATGCCTTGTGACGGTCTACCCAGCAGACAGCCGCAACAAGGGCAAGAGGATGTACGCCATGCTAGACGACCAGAGCAACAGGTCGCTGGCGCGCTCAGAGTTTTTTGACATCTTCAGTATGAGTGGGCCCACATACCCTTACACTCTGAAAACCTGCTCTGGTGTAGGTGAGGCGTCCGGTCGGCGAGCTACAGGGTTCGTCATTGAACCTGCGGATGGCGACATCAGCCTAACTCTACCCACGCTCCTGGAGTGCAATATGATCCCTAACAACAGAGAAGAAATACCAACTCCAGCTGCCGCACACAGCCACTCCCACCTAAGAGCTATCGCCAGTGAAATACCACAGATCGACATGAGTGCTGAGATCCTGCTACTGCTGGGCAGGGACATGCTGAGAGTGCACAAGGTGCGTAAACAGATCAATGGACCACATGACGCACCTTACGCACAGAGGCTAGACTTAGGGTGGGTGATAGTCGGCGATGTGTGCCTGGGCAGCACACATCGGCTTCCTGAGGTCACTAGTATGAAAACGTACATCCTTGAAAACGGCAGACCAAGCTGCCTGCCCCCTTGTAAGAACCACTTGAAGGTAAAGGAGAGACTCTTCTTCCCTGATCAGCCCCAGCCTGTCAGCCAAGTGACACACAGTGACAACCTGGGCGTATCAGTTTTCCAGCAAACCAGGAACGATCACAAGTTAGCGCCATCAATGGAAGATCTCCTGTTCCTTGAGACAATGGAGAATGAAGTCTTTCAGGATTCAGCGAACAGTTGGGTGGCTCCGCTACCTTTCCGCCAGCCGCGGATGAGTCTACCTAACAACCGCCGATATGCCCTGAGGCGTTTCTTCGCGCTGCGTGGCCCAGCCAAACAGTTGCGCTCAGATTGTGGGACAAGCTTCGTTGGTGCATGCCGAGAAATGGGCATCAGCACCACAGAGCGGGGCAAGGTCCAGAATTTCCTGCAAGAAGAAAGATGTTCATGGACCTTTAACCCACCCCATTCATCCCATATGGGTGGAGTGTGGGAACGGATGATCGGCGTTGCACGGCGCATACTGGACAGCATGCTGCTGTGTGCTGGACAAGCACATCTTACACATGAGACACTCACTACCTTCCTGGCCGAGGTCACAGCCATAATTAATGCCCGTCCTTTGATACCAGTCTCATCGGACCCTGAGCATCCCTACATTTTGTCACCCTCCATCCTGCTGACCCAGAAATCAGGCACATCCCTTCCACCTTTAGGCAGCTGCAGTCCAAGGGAGATCTTAAAGAACCAGTGGAAACGCGTTCAACTGCTGGCCGACGAGTTCTGGAACAGATGGCGTAAGGAGTATGTTGCTACTCTGCAGTCCCGGCAGAAGTGGCAACACAAGAGACCAGATCTCAAGCCAGGAGACGTAGTCCTTCTCAAGGAGAAACAGGCCCGAAGGAATGAGTGGCCTATGGGGGTCGTTGTTAAGACTGTTCCAAGTCAAGATGGTCTCATAAGAAAGGCTGAAGTCAAGGTTGTTCagcaagggaaaacaaagaCCTATTACAGAACTAGTGTTCCTTCTATCCCCAGagtaatgtgtcatttttatgtgTAA